The genomic region AATAAACCACTTACCTAAGTTAGTAAATTCTTCATGTGTAGAGTGTGTGAGACGCCTGACTTGTTTTTCGATCTTCAACATAGCTTCTTTAGTAAGCTTAACTCCAGTCTCATAAGTTTGACTTACTAACTTAACGACAGGGTGTTTGCCTTTCCATGTCATATTTTGAGCAAAGTTTAAAGCTGTTTCAACTTCATCTAGAATACTGCCATTCCAAGAATTTTCTAATATACCCCATGTTCGCTCAATCGGATTATACTTACTGTGATAGGGTGGGTAATAAGCTAAACGTATATTTAGTTGGAATTGATGTGCAAATTCAACTATGCGTTTCATAAACTGGGTACGTCGGGAATTATTCTCTCCACCATTATCTTGATTGAGAATAAGTGTTTTAATTAAAGGAAATCGCCAACTCTCAGTTTTCCAAAAATCTCCTAAAACATCAACAATAAAATCACTCGTCACCTTAGACTCTGTAAAGTATAAAAAAAGTTCATCTAACTCTGGAATCAAGATACCATAGGGAGTTATGGTTGTTTTTGGATTATAATCATGATCCTCTGTTTCAGTTGGAACTCGGTTTCTACCGCCCCGGTCAAATGAGCCTATATTTACACGAGCTTTAGCATCAAGGCTTAGACGTAAAACACTCTTGTCATCCAAAGCTGATTGATTAACTATTGCTAGTTGCTCGAAGATAGCATCCGTTTCTGGGATTTTTTTTGAGGAAGAACTTTTGCTACGCGTTTGAGTCGATAACCTAAATAATTCAATTTGATCCGAATTGTTTCTTTGGTCGGTAACTGTTTATCACTATAATCAAATTTCTCAATTAATAGCTTTCTTACTTGACTTGCAGTTAAGCGTGTATAAAGTCTTTGGCTTTTAAAACTGGGGTCAGTTTGGCTTTGAGAATCCACTAAGTTTTTTATATCTTCTAATAAAGTTGGGAGGTGTGATTCTGCCTTATAACGTCCCCTTCCTGGATAGTTGTCTACACAAGTTATACCACTAGTTAATTCTTTAATCCCTTTACGAATAGTATTTCTATCCCACCCTAACTCTTTTTGAGCTAATAGTTGTCCTCCGTAACCTAAAGACATCACAGTTTGCGCTTGAAAACGTCGTCTGGCTGCACCTTTTAATTGGGTTGCTGTTTCTTTGAGTAGATTTTTTAGTGACTCAGTTAATTCAATCGACACTTTTAGATACCAAAACTCGAACCATACATAATTAAACTTACTACAAAAAGGGGAGTCAGGGCTGCCATTGGCAGCCCTGACTCCCCACCCAAGACAATGATTATCATTTTGATTGCTTGATTATTTTATTTTTTGGAAGTCCCTNNNNNNNNNNNNNNNNNNNNNNNNNNNNNNNNNNNNNNNNNNNNNNNNNNNNNNNNNNNNNNNNNNNNNNNNNNNNNNNNNNNNNNNNNNNNNNNNNNNNNNNNNNNNNNNNNNNNNNNNNNNNNNNNNNNNNNNNNNNNNNNNNNNNNNNNNNNNNNNNNNNNNNNNNNNNNNNNNNNNNNNNNNNNNNNNNNNNNNNNNNNNNNNNNNNNNNNNNNNNNNNNNNNNNNNNNNNNNNNNNNNNNNNNNNNNNNNNNNNNNNNNNNNNNNNNNNNNNNNNNNNNNNNNNNNNNNNNNNNNNNNNNNNNNNNNNNNNNNNNNNNNNNNNNNNNNNNNNNNNNNNNNNNNNNNNNNNNNNNNNNNNNNNNNNNNNNNNNNNNNNNNNNNNNNNNNNNNNNNNNNNNNNNNNNNNNNNNNNNNNNNNNNNNNNNNNNNNNNNNNNNNNNNNNNNNNNNNNNNNNNNNNNNNNNNNNNNNNNNNNNNNNNNNNNNNNNNNNNNNNNNNNNNNNNNNNNNNNNNNNNNNNNNNNNNNNNNNNNNNNNNNNNNNNNNNNNNNNNNNNNNNNNNNNNNNNNNNNNNNNNNNNNNNNNNNNNNNNNNNNNNNNNNNNNNNNNNNNNNNNNNNNNNNNNNNNNNNNNNN from Tolypothrix sp. NIES-4075 harbors:
- a CDS encoding ISAzo13 family transposase (programmed frameshift), translating into MELTESLKNLLKETATQLKGAARRRFQAQTVMSLGYGGQLLAQKELGWDRNTIRKGIKELTSGITCVDNYPGRGRYKAESHLPTLLEDIKNLVDSQSQTDPSFKSQRLYTRLTASQVRKLLIEKFDYSDKQLPTKETIRIKLNYLGYRLKRVAKVLPQKKFPETDAIFEQLAIVNQSALDDKSVLRLSLDAKARVNIGSFDRGGRNRVPTETEDHDYNPKTTITPYGILIPELDELFLYFTESKVTSDFIVDVLGDFWKTESWRFPLIKTLILNQDNGGENNSRRTQFMKRIVEFAHQFQLNIRLAYYPPYHSKYNPIERTWGILENSWNGSILDEVETALNFAQNMTWKGKHPVVKLVSQTYETGVKLTKEAMLKIEKQVRRLTHSTHEEFTNLGKWFIDICCGST